The following is a genomic window from Armatimonadota bacterium.
CCGGGTTTGACCGGCGGCTGCGTGATGTAGGGGACGCCATCCATGCTGTTCGGTACGACCAGACCGTGCCAGTGGATCGCCGTACTTTCGGGCAACTCGTTCTTGAAGATCACCCGCACGCGGTCGCCCTCGGTCACGCGGATCGTGGGGCCCGGGACGGTGCCGTTGTAAGCGAAGGCGCGTCGCTTTTCGCCCGGCGTGACCTCCCACTCGATCTCCGAGGCCGTGATCCGGAAGACCTTGACGCCGTCGACGACCTCCGGCTCGATGGGCTGCGCTCCCCTCCCTTCGGTCTTTGCGGGGAACGCCTTCACGACGGCCTCGTGCATCTGGTCGATCATCTGCGCACGCTCCGCCGCGGTGGGCGTGTGCGTGGCCTCGGGGGTGGGAGCCACCGCGCCCCGTGGCGCACACGCACCGAGGGTAAGAGCGGCCGCGATCAGGACCTGCCCGGCGAGTTTCGACATCCGCCTGTCCTCCTACTTTGGCCTTCGCCGACGATGCTACTGGCCTGGCAGGCCGCCGGACATCGGGTCCATCACGGATTTCCGGGTCGGTCGAGCACCCGATGCCATTTCGACGCCCGACCGGATGGGCACCGGCCCGTGGCCGCACTACACTCCGGCCACGGGCATTCGCGGTCGAGGTGCGGGGATGGTGGTCCGCGACGTGATGACAGCCAATCCGGTGGCGATCGAGCCGGACACGACCTTAGAGGAAGCGACGCGCCTGATGCGTGAGAGGAAGTTTCGACACCTGCCCGTCCTGCGGGGTGGGAAGCTGGTCGGGATCGTGACGTGGACCGACCTGATGCGGGCGGCGCCGTCCCCGGCGACATCGCTGTCAGTCTGGGAAATTCCTGCGCTGCTCGCCAAGGCCCACGTAGCCGATGTCATGACGCGGGAAGTGATCACGGTCGGCCCCAACACGCTGGTGGAGGACGCCGCCTACCTGTTGCGCAAGCACAAGATCGGCGCGTTGCCCGTCACCGACCAGGGCAGTTTGGTGGGCATCGTCACCGAGAGCGATCTGTTCGACGCTCTGATCTACCTGCGCGGGGGAGACATCGCGGGTGTACACTTATCGGTGAACCTGCACAATGGGGTGGAGGACCTCGTCTCGCTCGCACGGGCCCTACAGCCTCTGTTCGATGGCTCGGAGCGCATCGCGCTGTCCGTGCGGCTGAACGGGTCGGTGCGGCGGGCGGACCTACGGATAGCGACCGACTCGCCCCTGTTGCTGGCCGAGCACCTCGCGGCCGCTGGACTCGAAGTCTCCCACCTGCGCTTCGAGCCGGCGGTCCGTGATGACAAAACCCGGGTGGGACAGAACTGACCGTCAGTCCGGACGAAGTCGCAGCAGCCGCAGCCCGTTGAAGACGACGATGACCGTGCTGCCCTCGTGGCCGACCACGCCGGCAGCCAGTCGCAGCCCTGCGCCGAACGTCGCCACCAGCAGTCCGACGATCACCGCACCTGCAAAGACCAGGCTCTCCTGGATCGTCCGCCTCGTCCGACGGCTCAGCGACACGACGTAGGGCAGACGTCCGAGGGCATCACCCATCAGCACGACGTCGGCCGTCTCCATCGCCGCGTCCGTGCCGGCCGCCCCCATCGCGACCCCAACGTGCGCGCTCGCCAGCGCCGGGGCGTCGTTCACCCCGTCGCCGACCATCACCACCACGCCGTCCCGGGTCAACGCCCTCACGGCCTCCGCCTTCTCCTCGGGGAGCATTCCGGCGCGGACGTCATCGATGCCCAGTTGTTCGGCGACCGCTTCAGCCACCTCGCGGTGGTCGCCGGTCAGGAGCACCAACCTCCGTATGCCCGCCCGCCGCAACGCCCGCACCACGGCCGCGGCCTCCGGTCGCACCGTGTCGGCGACGGCCAGGATCCCCAACACGCGGTCCTCAGCAACCAGGATCGGAGTCTTGCCCTCGTGCCGCAGGCGCCGCAACACTGCGCGGACGTCCTCCAGCACCTCGACCCCCTCGTCGAGCAAGAAACGTTCG
Proteins encoded in this region:
- a CDS encoding CBS domain-containing protein, whose amino-acid sequence is MVVRDVMTANPVAIEPDTTLEEATRLMRERKFRHLPVLRGGKLVGIVTWTDLMRAAPSPATSLSVWEIPALLAKAHVADVMTREVITVGPNTLVEDAAYLLRKHKIGALPVTDQGSLVGIVTESDLFDALIYLRGGDIAGVHLSVNLHNGVEDLVSLARALQPLFDGSERIALSVRLNGSVRRADLRIATDSPLLLAEHLAAAGLEVSHLRFEPAVRDDKTRVGQN
- a CDS encoding HAD-IC family P-type ATPase codes for the protein PVLTDVIALTGDGESVLRLAAAVERRSEHALADAVVQACFARGLEPPPVTEFEAVTGRGVRGYVEGRRIRAGSERFLLDEGVEVLEDVRAVLRRLRHEGKTPILVAEDRVLGILAVADTVRPEAAAVVRALRRAGIRRLVLLTGDHREVAEAVAEQLGIDDVRAGMLPEEKAEAVRALTRDGVVVMVGDGVNDAPALASAHVGVAMGAAGTDAAMETADVVLMGDALGRLPYVVSLSRRTRRTIQESLVFAGAVIVGLLVATFGAGLRLAAGVVGHEGSTVIVVFNGLRLLRLRPD